The Candidatus Methylomirabilota bacterium DNA window AAAGTGCCCGCTTCATAAAAAGGGTAATCCGAATCACCGCGCAGGGCAAGGTGAAAAAGCTGGACCCAAATCGCATTTCTCCTTGACAGTGGGATCAAAGCACGGTATCACGCGAACAGCAGACTTGAGGCAACGTCATGGACAATGAACGATATACCTGCATTGCGCTAAGGAATGCTCAGGACACGCTGGCCGACGATATTCGGCAGGCGCTGACCGCGCCCAGGAAGTGGCTTCCCTGTAAGTACTTCTACGATCCGGCCGGGAACGCCCTATTCGAGCAGATCTGTGAGCTGCCCGAGTACTACCTGACGCGGGCGGAGACCGCTATTCTCAACAGTCATGCCGCGGCAATCATCGAACGCTGCCCCTCGAACCTCACGCTGGTCGAACTGGGCAGCGGCAGTTCCACGAAGAGCCGATATCTGATCGAGTCATGCCTGGCTCGGCAGCAGGATCTCATCTACTATGCCGTTGACATCTCGCCCACTGGATTAGAGAATGGAACACGGCAGCTATTGGACAGCTACCCGCGTCTGAGGGTTGTGGGGGTGGCGGCCGAATTTGCCGATGGGCTTCGCTATCTTACCACACACGCAAGTGGACCTCGATTGGTCGCGTTTCTGGGATCCACCATCGGCAACTTCACGGAAGAAGAGATCGCTCAATTCTTCACGATGCTCCGTTGCCATCTTCGCCCAATAGATCGGCTCCTGCTCGGCGTTGACCTGATCAAAGACCCTGCTGCCCTTGAAGCGGCCTACGATGATGCCCAGGGCGTGACCGCACAGTTTAATCTCAACATTCTGGCACGACTGAACCGAGAGTTGTCGGCTAATTTCGATTTAACGACATTTCGGCATCGGGCGGTATGGAATCACGAACGCAGCCGAATAGAGATGAACCTGGTCAGCGTGCATGATCAGCGCGTCAGGATCGCCGACCTAAACCTTGACATCGATTTTCGCGAGGGCGAAACGATTCACACAGAAAACTGCTATAAGTACTCCCAGCCGGGGATGGAATCGCTGCTTACGCGTCACGAGTTCCAGGTTCTTGGTTGTTTTACCGATCCTCGGGATCAATTTTGTCTTTTCCTGGCCTCCTGATCATCCCGCCACGATGGCCCCGATACGGCAGGAGGTGGCCATGAGGGAGGCGGTCTTGCCCC harbors:
- the egtD gene encoding L-histidine N(alpha)-methyltransferase, whose product is MDNERYTCIALRNAQDTLADDIRQALTAPRKWLPCKYFYDPAGNALFEQICELPEYYLTRAETAILNSHAAAIIERCPSNLTLVELGSGSSTKSRYLIESCLARQQDLIYYAVDISPTGLENGTRQLLDSYPRLRVVGVAAEFADGLRYLTTHASGPRLVAFLGSTIGNFTEEEIAQFFTMLRCHLRPIDRLLLGVDLIKDPAALEAAYDDAQGVTAQFNLNILARLNRELSANFDLTTFRHRAVWNHERSRIEMNLVSVHDQRVRIADLNLDIDFREGETIHTENCYKYSQPGMESLLTRHEFQVLGCFTDPRDQFCLFLAS